A region of the Marmota flaviventris isolate mMarFla1 chromosome 3, mMarFla1.hap1, whole genome shotgun sequence genome:
tattttataaaattcatgaCATGAAATCTTTTTTAGAAAACTCAAACATATACCCAAATGCATTCTTTTTTGCATCTCTTCTCAGGAATTCACCCAGTGCTCTCTAAAAGTGATTGAGACTTCTTTATAAAGCCATGgtattctaagaaatattttcaggCAAGGATTACTAGTTTCTTGTAGTCCTATCCTCTTATCTTGAGTAGATCCTGTCAGTGTTTTTCTTAAAAGTTCTTGTGccttacctgtttttttttttttgtttttttttttttttttttttgttttgttttggtttggttttttataGCTTTGTATCATTCTATGGAAAGAATTacaaacataaataatatatgtaaagaatGAGAATTTGTTTATGCTTCTTATTTTTCATCTTCAAGTTTAATACTTTCTCTATCCCAGGCTGCTTTTCGATAGAATGATAGAGGGCACCTTCTCTGGAGTTACTTTAAACCAAATCTTATATTCCTCTATAGTAGGAAGGAGGAAATCTGGTGATAGGATCTTCTTCACAAGATTGATTTGAGAATTAATTGAGAAGACAATGTAAAATGCTTAACGTTTTCTAATACATAGTTTCAAAGTAAGTATTTTCAGTGTGATTGTGATTTGTTggtatgtacacatatatcatCATCATCTAAGTTCTTATAAGTTAACCAATTTTATATAGTTGAGTGGGCTTGAATCAGAAGCTAAATACCCTACATTTAATCCATTTataccactaatcctaactcaTTGATTTTCTTTCAGATGGAACTAGAAGCATTACGTTCTATTTATGAAGGAGATGAAAGTTTCCGGGAATTAAGTCCAGTTTCATTTCAATATAGGGTAAGACATGGCATGAATAGGTATACTTATTGCTTTGCTAGGAAAAAACCAAAGATTGCTAAAActgctgattatttttttaaatttagtgttttaaatttattacatCTTTGTGTTTTCCAAAGGAGTTAAATAAAAGATTCATCACAGTGACGTTAACCattcttaacatttaaaatttaattcagaatctatttcaaaatcaagataacttatttttttattgtgccaGAATCATAAAACGTTAGACATGGAGAAACCTTGGAAATTATATGGTCTTGCCTTCTTAAAGATGACTTCTCTCCATTTAACTTCTAAAGCTTCTTTAGCTGATATTGATAAATATTAGGATGAAAATCCAAGACTATATTCCAGGTCTAGTGTGCTTTTTACTATCCTATGATACAGTCAAGAAAGggtaatattttcttaattctgcATTCTAAATATGTAtggatatttaatatatgtaatggacacatatgaaacatttttctttgaaatggaAGTTGCTTGTAACTTATCAACATAAAAGAGTGTCATTGTTTTAtgttgtaaataaatataaacaagttATCCAAGAGATTATAAGTAATAAAAGATTTATGGCTATTATGCACATTGCcaccatttaaaataaattacataagaaataatctttatatatgattttattgtaGACGATCACAGGAAGTAATTTCCTTATAGTTACTTCCTTTGGATGCTCTCTTCTCTGCTCAACagttctcatttccctttcaagTTTAACATTTTAATACCATTTTCATGCACATAGCAGccaggagactttttttttttttttaaatgagagagtattttttaaattaatgacaaAGACACTACAGTTCTAAATACCAGACAGAAtcatggagaaatttttaaaataaacttaacactacaaagaaaacttggaaaagtATGACacttctaataaaaaatatatagctaGCTTCAACCAGGGGATTTTTTTAATAGCCAAAATTAAAGGTGGAGTCATATCCTAGGTGCTTCTGTTGAGTCCAGCTGCCTCCTCAAACTTTATTAACTATTGTCATCCTCCTCTTAGTGAATGGGAGATTGAAAATTTCCCTGTACTTTCCTAAATGTCTCCATTAGTATcagttatttattgagcactcagcaccatatacagaATGCTCTAAAAATCTCAATCTACTATCTCCAACTCATGTGTCATTCCTCTTCAATCCATCCTTTGTACTATAGGATGGATGTTGACAATTAAAGGAGATAAGTTATTAGAGTTCTGCCAGTGCCCGAGTCAAGCCCCTCAGTTCTTATATAGAATGATTTAGAAAGCTCCTAAATGACTGACTTTACTACTTTCAGTGGTCCTCCAACAGATAGTCATCTCATTCCCTTTTTTGAAAAGGATTCTCCATGGATCCTTCACCTATATAAAAAATGAGAGCTAAATTTCTTAGCTTGACACTCAAAAGACTGATTTGAAATGCCTCTCTAGACCTTCCCAGCCAATAACATGTATTAAATATAATAGattgttaaatattttcctgaagttgtttttttttttttttaaatattatgttttttgaTACATTCTTTGCTCTTTCCCTCACCTCTTATCCATTATTCATCTGGCTTTTCCTTTAAGGCCTAACTCAAGCTGCTTCTGATATATTTGACCCATGTCTCCTATTTCTGCCCTGACTTTGAAGCAAAAGTAACCATGCTCTTTCTACCTTGCTCTATTTCTTTTAAACTAGTGTACTGTAATTTAGTGAGTCATCTAAATGAGCTATCTTCTTTAAAGACATGAGTggtgttgtcttttttttttttttttaatcttcagtaTCTATTAGCATAGTATGAGACATGTGGCAATTTATTCCTAAGGATACCTGGAGTAGGGACTTAGTGATGGCAGAAAGCAAGTAActtttatcacattttaattatctttgtaTTCAAAACAAGCTTAAACTGATGGCATTATTGTGCACATAATCAACAGGTATATCAATAGATTCCTACATTTATTTGATACGATTTCTGAGGCCCACCTTAGATTGGTATGGAATATGATTAAGACTAAAGGGGTGAGGATGAAAAActaatgtaaagaaaataaaggtgaaTCAAGTAATaattcagttgaaaaaaaaatttaatcttattgctatttaaaacaatatttttaggggctgggattgtggctcagcggtggagcactcgcctggcatgggcgggacccgggttccatcctcagcaccacataaaaataaaggcattgtgttgtgtccatctacacctaaaaaaataaattttttaaaaaaaattaatatttttagaaataaatagaacatattttttagaaaaactaCAGAGAAGGTGCTGATTCATGAACTATCCCATGGTTTTGTTAGAAAACCACCATGTTGCAACCACCAGTGCAATAATTGATTCAGGCAAGATTATTAATGGATGCTAAAACCTTGAGGTAAAAGATTTTTGAGAAACAAGGTATTCACACAGTTTTGAAGTATTATTCACAAGATTGCTTGGTTACAAAATGAAAAGGTACCTTAACACTGAAGAGATCTGGAGAATATCACCTTAACCAAGTGATCAAATTTAGGATCAGTAGTGATGATTCCAGAAGATCTTATGAGCCTCCCTAGATGATGCTAAGAGAGTATGTCACATCATCTATATGGTATCCTTACCAAAAATGTTGAATTTGAATCTGTATAAAGGAAACAGTCAGTTCATATCTAGCTTTTATATATGAAAACTAGCCTAGATTCttataaaagacatttaaaaagccGGGGAAAGTGCTGGGGACTCTTCTAAATGATCCtttaatgaattatatatttgtgGGTTAGGGTGATGTCTGTTAAAGGATATTTTAGATATGATTGgagaatttttaacatgaattatAAATTAGGTAATATTTTTGTATCAATGTTGACTTTCTTAGGTGTGATAATGGTCCTGTGGTTATAAAAGAGAATGTTCTTAGGATACTTTACCCATGTATATTTGAAGACATTACTTTCAAActgttcaataaaaaaaaaaaaaaatgaaaaatatcacacATGTTGGGAGAGTGGAAGTTGATTCTATgataaaaagggagaaataaagtAAATGGAACAAAAAGTACTTAGTAAATAAATTTCGGTGAGCATTCATTGTACTATTTCAGTTTTAAGAttataattcaaagaaaaacaaatgttggggaagcaaaagaaacaaaagacatGCTTAAATTATTCAGGAATTACTGTCCAGCCTAAGATATTATTTTTCCTTACccgttttctttctctctcaattttatatttcattttcttatttcttggaATTGTGTGAATGATATacaaataattgtattttaattatttgttcttcATGACTGTTGTGATGTCATAGTCAGAAAACTTGAGACAAAGATGAATTTCAGTTTGTGGATtgttatttttgtcctttttttttgtttttggcggGGTGTGTATCAggagtgcttacccactgagccaagtccccagactttttttttttttttttttgagacaggatctcactaagttgcttagggccttgctaaattgctctgctggggctggctttaaaccaaggatcctccttcctcagcctcctgagctttgAGATTACAGGCTTATTCCACCGTGACTCCCCATTATCTAATTATTCCCCCAGTTGATGTCTTCTCTTCATTCCCAGCAAACTTGGTGAAAACCAAAAATTTACATAAGATGTGGCCTTGGTACTAGAAAAGGTGATAGACTGATAGAGAGGCCATGGTCATAAACTACACCTGTTAAGGTAGACTGGGACTAAATTAAAAGTTAGACTCCCTTTATATTCTCCTTTGCCCCGCTCatgaacttttcaaaatattacttttctGATCTGAGCATGAGTATTGGaaagaattaattattttaaagatcatGATTTAGCACTCTGTCTTTTTATCACTTTTCACAAGCCTAAGATTTCCCTTTTCTTCAGATAGGTGAAAATGGTGATCCCAAAGCCTTCTTAATAGAGATTTCCTGGACAGAAACATATCCCCAAACACCTCCAATTATATCTATGAACGCTTTTTTTAACAACACCATGTGAgtagttttgttttcattgttttttcatttcactCTCTATTTTACTCTCCTCTTCACATGTTTGTTCTGCATTGTAGATCATCAGCTGTAAAGCAGAGTATATTAGCGAAGTTACAGGAAGCTGTGGAAGTGAATCTTGGAACTGCTATGACCTATACATTGTTTGAATATGCCAAAGACAATAAAGAGCAGTTCATGGAGAATCATCATCCCATTAATTCTACAGTGAGTAtgtgatgggttttttttttgcaagattcttttgttgttttagttttagtcTGCTCTTGATTAATTTTAgatccttaatattttttttttttaaattggaagcaGACTTCATCAAAACTAGAGTACTTATTTTCATAAAACTGGGATATTGTAGAAcctagttttgttgttgttgttaggtttttttggtttgttgttgattttgatttttggagtactggggattaaaccctggtCCTTAGTGCATACTAGACGAGCTATCtaccaataagccacatccccagtccaagaatctagtatttttaaaatttacttaatcTCTTTATAGAACTTAGATTAGCTAAGGTTTTTCTTATGTAGCactaaaatatgtatgaaattgATTTCTCCATGAGACTTATTTTGTAAATAGCTTTGTCATAGTTCAATTTGAAGGTGTTACAGCTTTAGGAGACCTtaatgaataggaaaaaataatgaatttatttctagaataattttaggaaataatCATCTTTATGACCTGAAACATCAAATGTAAATCCTTTTTGCATCAAGTCTTACTTGCACTGAAAGACTTTCAGTTGTCACCACTAATTGAGTTGTATCCTGTGAACAATACTATAAGTTTTTTGGCAGCAAAGGCCATGTTTTCTACTTGAATGGTTGTGGCTTCCACATTCTCAACGAAACACATAGAAGAAAACTCAAAGACAAATGGGGGAGCAGGAGAGGTTAGTAACTGAGCACATGGGCCTAGGACCAGCCTGCCTGAGTTCAGATCCTCACTTAACCACTTATTAACTCTGACTTTAGGCAAGTGTTTTAATATATCTATGCTTAGTTTCTCACCAGCAAAATGAAGATTATAATAGTATCTACcttataaaattatagtaaagATCAAATTAGTGGCATGTAAATCATTTATAGCCGTGGTTAACTCCTAA
Encoded here:
- the Rwdd4 gene encoding RWD domain-containing protein 4, with translation MSANEDQEMELEALRSIYEGDESFRELSPVSFQYRIGENGDPKAFLIEISWTETYPQTPPIISMNAFFNNTISSAVKQSILAKLQEAVEVNLGTAMTYTLFEYAKDNKEQFMENHHPINSTTSISNIISVETPNTAPSNKKKDKKEQLSKAQKRKLADKTDHKGELPRGWNWVDVVKLSKTGSKDDE